One part of the Mytilus trossulus isolate FHL-02 chromosome 11, PNRI_Mtr1.1.1.hap1, whole genome shotgun sequence genome encodes these proteins:
- the LOC134690867 gene encoding alpha-(1,3)-fucosyltransferase fut-5-like: protein MKYQRPRLTLYFAVTSIICLTMVFAFLDFKFTLIPRMAYHLGHVEEDDYVHKFEDIFNDTTRKTKKILVWTPFFRTVKKWAEGINNQLKNCSYVCTATHNRVNLPLSDAIIFHDADIDINDMPGLRIRRQPWILFTLEPTALIKKNYNWMNGMFNWTISYRNYSTILAAYGGYVPKRMNTPTPPLVSLKNKNKTMYASISNCHDAGRRFKLIKEIMRYIDVELFGRCGDRKCTNFGGPCHSKEILNLYKFRLAFENSHCRHYVTEKYWSTLAESDTIPIVNWIKGQINPTVIPNSYINFFDFENISDFVNYIEKVGANETLFQQYFEWKKTYELGKSDSDYCKLCEKLHKPYQSQVYTDLGGWFKEDTCTKYSLIGMAGRWVDRRIFNIFNK from the exons atgaaatatcagAGACCAAGACTTACACTATACTTTGCTGTAACGTCGATAATTTGTCTAACGATGGTGTTTGCCTTTTTGGATTTCAAATTTACTTTGATTCCACGTATGGCGTATCATTTAGGACATGTAGAGGAGGACGATTATGTTCATAAATTTGAAGACATATTTAACGAtacaacaagaaaaacaaagaaaatattagTATGGACACCATTTTTCAGAACAGTAAAAAAATGGGCCGAAGgaataaataatcaattaaaaaattgtaGTTACGTTTGTACAGCTACCCATAATCGAGTCAATCTGCCGCTGAGTGACGCCATTATATTTCATGACGCTGATATAGACATTAATGATATGCCGGGTCTAAGAATTCGTCGACAACCATGGATTCTATTTACTCTTGAACCTACCGCCTTGATAAAAAAGAATTACAATTGGATGAACGGGATGTTCAATTGGACTATTTCTTACCGGAACTACTCTACTATTCTTGCCGCCTATGGCGGTTATGTGCCTAAACGTATGAATACACCAACGCCACCGCTTGTgtctttaaaaaacaaaaacaaaaccatgTATGCATCTATAAGTAATTGCCATGATGCTGGTAGAcgttttaaattgataaaagagATTATGAGATATATTGATGTGGAATTGTTCGGTCGGTGTGGTGACCGGAAGTGTACTAATTTTGGTGGTCCATGCCattcaaaagaaatattgaatttatataaatttaggCTAGCTTTTGAAAATTCTCATTGTCGGCATTACGTGACAGAGAAGTACTGGTCTACTTTGGCGGAGAGTGATACTATTCCAATTGTTAACTGGATAAAAGGGCAAATAAATCCAACTGTAATACCAAATTCGTATATCAATTTCTTTGACTTCGAAAACATAAGtgattttgttaattatataGAGAAAGTTGGTGCTAATGAGACTCTTTTCCAACAGTATTTTGAGTGGAAGAAAACATATGAACTTGGGAAATCTGACTCCGATTATTGCAAGCTATGTGAAAAACTGCACAAACCGTACCAATCTCAGGTCTATACTGACCTCGGGGGATGGTTCAAAGAAGACACATGTACTAAATACAGC ttgattGGAATGGCTGGACGATGGGTAGACAGaagaatttttaacatttttaataaatga